The following is a genomic window from Thioclava electrotropha.
GATAGTCCGGGCACCGAGGTGCGGATTGCAAGGGGGGATGACGTCACAAAGCCGAAGCGGCGGGGGCACCCTCCAAGCGGAGAGCGTCAGACCGACGCTCTCCGAACCAGATCGGGCGAAGACCTCCGTCAGACGCGCAGGGCGTCGGCGGGGTGCTCGACCGAGGGGTCCGTCTCCTCGGGCTCGGGATCGGCGGTGCGGATGCCGAAATCTTCGAGCACGGCGAGGATCGCCGGGGTCACGAAGAGCGACAGCACCGTGGCCGCGCTCAGACCGAAGGCGAGGCTCGCCACGATCGGGCGCAGGAATTGCGCCTGCGTCGAGGTCTCCAGCAAAAGCGGGCCGAGCCCGACCACCGTCGTCAGCGAGGTCAGGAAGATCGCGCGGAAGCGGTCGCGCACGGCCTCCTTTCCGGCCTCGAGCATCGGGGTGCCGGTCGCACGTCGCTCGCCGATGAACGCGTCGAGCAGGATCGCGTCGTTCACCACAACGCCCGCCAGCGTCGCCAGCCCCACGAGGCTCGGCAGCGAGAGCGGCAGGCCAAGCAGCACATGCCCCCACATCACGCCGATCAGGCTGAGCGGGATCGTCGCGATCACCGCGACGGGGCGGATGAAGCTGCCCATGTAGAAGGACAGCAGCAGGTAGACCCCGACCGCACCCGCCGTCATGAAACGCACGAGCGACGCGCCGGTGGTCGCGGTGTCCTGTTCCTCGCCCAGAACCTGCACCTTCACGTCGGGACGCTTTTGCGCCAGTTCGGGCAGGTAATCGGCCCGCATCGCCGCCATCAGCTCGCGCGAATTGGCCCGCGTCGGATCGATCGTGCCCTGCACCGAGACCGCGCGCTGCCCGTTCACATGGGTGATCGTGGTGTAGCCGCGCGTCTCGCTGACCGTGGCCACGGCCGAGAGCGGCACCAGCGCGCCGTTCTTGCCCGGCACCCGCAGCGCCAGAACATCGCCGATAGCGCGCCGCTCGGAGGGCGCGAGCCGGGCCACGATATCGACCTGACCGCGCGCATCGGCGAAGCTGACCGCGCTGTCGCCCCGGAAGGCCGCGCGCAGCTCCCCCGCCAGCGCGGCAGGCGTCACGCCCAGCAGGTTGGCCACCGCCGGTTTCATCCGCACCACCAGCTCGGGCTTGCCCGGCTGCAGATCGAAGGTCACATCACGCACCCCGTCGAAGCCCCGGAAGAAGCGGCGCAGCTCGCGCGCGGTGGTTGCCAATTCGCCAAGATCCGGGCCGGTGACGAGCAGGTCGATCGGCTTGCCACCCGCGCCGCGCTCCTTGTCGGTGATCCGGAAGGCGGCCATGTCGGGCATCTTGCCGACCAGCTGCTTCCAGCGGTCGAGCACCGTGCCGACATCGGTGGTGCGTGTCCCGGCAGGTAGCAGCGAGGCGCTCACCGTGGCCATGTTCGGCCCCGTGGTCGGGCTGTCGGCATTGCTGCCATAGGTGATGGTGTAGCTTCTGACGAGGGGCTGGCCGTCCGGCTGAGCGGGGCTCAGTTCGGCATCCATTTCCTTGAGCGCTTTCACAACCTTGCTCACCCTCGCCTCGGTCAGCGAGAGCGGCGCGCCCGCGGGAAGCAGAAGCCGCGCCTCGACCGTGTCGCTCTCGAGCGTCGGGAAGCTCTGGTATTTCAGGAAGCCCCCGGTGAAGGGCGCGACCGAGAGCGACACGAGCAAGATCGCAAGCCCAAGCGTCAGATAGCGCCAGCGCAGCGCGACCCCGGCCAGCGGCACGATGACACGGTCGCGCAGCCGCTCGAAGACGCCGTTGACCGCGCGCTGGACGGGGCCGGGGCGCATGTCGTGTTTCAGCGAGTGGCGCATATGGGCGGGCAGGATCAGGAAGGCCTCGATCAGGCTGACCGTCAGCGTGATCAGCAGCACGATCGGGATGTATTTCAGCAGCGCGCCGATATTACCCGTCAGGAAACTGAGCGGCCCGATCACCATCGCGGTCGTCAGGAAAGACGCCAGAACCCCGGGAAAGACCTGCATCGTGCCTTTGACGGCGGCGACACGGGCGGGCTCTCCCGTTTGTCGCCTGCGCACAATGT
Proteins encoded in this region:
- a CDS encoding efflux RND transporter permease subunit, whose amino-acid sequence is MIALFAGHRTAANIAMIAIAGLGLMALPSLQRDTFPATPPSDVSVRITYPGAAPSEVETGICTVTDPVLTRVENLAKLTCLARDNSAQITAEMIEGADMTRFYNDIKDAVDGINSFPDKADDPVVQIVERTASVSSVAVTGPDDPAVLYAYAQSFADQLRADPAISLVSVNGFSDREIAIEFDRAALERFGLDMGSVGATLARYSLDMPAGSLEGRSGEVAIRFLGERRTPAELAQIPIAGSAAGGEVRLGDVATIREGFADPSQATYFDGKRAAIVSVQKTASQDALRVRAALDREMAQAQAEAPGNIQLAISADSTRNIVERLRIIGVNGLQGLILVLVAMWLFFGLRMSFWVAMGLPISFLGAIFAMQFLGYTINMMTMVALLVATGLLMDDAIVISENIVRRRQTGEPARVAAVKGTMQVFPGVLASFLTTAMVIGPLSFLTGNIGALLKYIPIVLLITLTVSLIEAFLILPAHMRHSLKHDMRPGPVQRAVNGVFERLRDRVIVPLAGVALRWRYLTLGLAILLVSLSVAPFTGGFLKYQSFPTLESDTVEARLLLPAGAPLSLTEARVSKVVKALKEMDAELSPAQPDGQPLVRSYTITYGSNADSPTTGPNMATVSASLLPAGTRTTDVGTVLDRWKQLVGKMPDMAAFRITDKERGAGGKPIDLLVTGPDLGELATTARELRRFFRGFDGVRDVTFDLQPGKPELVVRMKPAVANLLGVTPAALAGELRAAFRGDSAVSFADARGQVDIVARLAPSERRAIGDVLALRVPGKNGALVPLSAVATVSETRGYTTITHVNGQRAVSVQGTIDPTRANSRELMAAMRADYLPELAQKRPDVKVQVLGEEQDTATTGASLVRFMTAGAVGVYLLLSFYMGSFIRPVAVIATIPLSLIGVMWGHVLLGLPLSLPSLVGLATLAGVVVNDAILLDAFIGERRATGTPMLEAGKEAVRDRFRAIFLTSLTTVVGLGPLLLETSTQAQFLRPIVASLAFGLSAATVLSLFVTPAILAVLEDFGIRTADPEPEETDPSVEHPADALRV